One segment of Humidesulfovibrio mexicanus DNA contains the following:
- the selB gene encoding selenocysteine-specific translation elongation factor produces the protein MPVIMGTAGHIDHGKTTLVKALTGIDCDRLAEEKKRGITIELGFAFMDLPATKTGPARLGVVDVPGHERFVKNMVAGAAGIDFVLLVIAADEGVMPQTREHLEICSLLGIGAGVVALTKTDMVEPDWLDMVKEEVAEYLKGSFLEGAPIVPVSAHTGAGLEELRAELAKLAEGFQPHRRSDLLRLPVDRVFTMKGYGTVVTGTLVSGKVKVGEDITVYPGGLSTKVRTLQSHGAQVEEVPAGSRTAVNLAGLEVEQLSRGDVLARPGSLFPSPFWDVELTCLKSSPRSIKHRKEVHFHHGAREVMARVYLLEGEALEPGQTAVCRIRFSEPLAGVFGDRVVARSFSPLRTIAGGRLLNPLPHRVKRFSSSVETLRGLGEAEPEGIVLGQLALAGNGGLTFAQLLVATSLESKALDKALQLMGGRQEAFLIDREARLFVSGQVVRQLSDSLLAHLADFHAREPMKPGVARGGLASTWGRRLAPRLFHFVLEGLLRKGAIAAEAELLRLPEHRVSLASDASALREKILAAYVGGGETPPNLKDVLEPLGVSFKEAAAVFKVLQDEGRLVKIKEEMYYAREALDAVIGRTRDFFASHEEMTPQDFREVSQLSRKYAIPILEYLDKEKWTVRVGDNRRWRKKQES, from the coding sequence ATGCCGGTCATCATGGGCACAGCCGGACACATCGACCACGGCAAGACCACGCTGGTCAAGGCGCTCACGGGCATCGACTGCGACCGCCTGGCCGAGGAGAAGAAGCGCGGCATCACCATCGAGCTTGGCTTCGCCTTCATGGACCTGCCCGCCACGAAAACCGGCCCCGCACGCCTGGGCGTGGTGGATGTGCCGGGCCACGAACGCTTCGTCAAGAACATGGTGGCTGGCGCGGCCGGCATCGACTTCGTGCTCCTGGTCATTGCGGCGGACGAGGGGGTGATGCCGCAAACCCGCGAGCATCTCGAAATATGCTCGCTGCTTGGCATCGGCGCCGGCGTGGTGGCCCTCACCAAGACCGACATGGTGGAGCCCGATTGGCTGGACATGGTCAAGGAGGAGGTGGCCGAGTACCTCAAGGGCAGCTTCCTGGAGGGCGCGCCCATCGTGCCTGTTTCCGCCCACACCGGGGCCGGGCTGGAGGAACTCCGGGCCGAGCTGGCCAAACTGGCCGAGGGCTTCCAGCCGCACCGCCGCAGCGACCTGCTCCGCCTGCCCGTGGACCGCGTGTTCACCATGAAGGGGTACGGCACCGTGGTCACCGGCACGCTGGTCTCCGGAAAGGTCAAGGTGGGCGAGGACATCACCGTGTACCCCGGCGGGCTGTCCACCAAGGTGCGCACCCTGCAATCCCATGGCGCGCAGGTGGAGGAAGTCCCCGCTGGAAGCCGCACCGCCGTCAATCTCGCTGGCCTGGAGGTGGAGCAGCTTTCGCGCGGGGACGTGCTGGCCCGGCCCGGCTCGCTTTTCCCCAGCCCCTTCTGGGACGTGGAGCTTACCTGCCTCAAAAGTTCGCCACGCTCCATCAAACACAGGAAGGAGGTCCACTTCCACCACGGCGCGCGCGAGGTCATGGCCCGCGTGTACCTGCTGGAAGGCGAGGCCCTGGAGCCGGGGCAGACGGCTGTGTGCCGCATCCGCTTTTCCGAGCCCCTGGCCGGGGTGTTCGGCGACCGCGTGGTGGCCCGCTCTTTCTCTCCCTTGCGCACCATCGCGGGCGGCAGGCTCCTGAATCCGTTGCCGCACCGGGTGAAGCGCTTTTCCTCCTCTGTGGAGACCCTGCGCGGCCTGGGGGAAGCGGAGCCTGAGGGCATCGTGCTGGGGCAGCTGGCCCTGGCCGGGAACGGGGGGCTTACCTTCGCCCAGTTGCTGGTGGCCACCAGCCTGGAATCCAAGGCGCTGGACAAGGCGCTCCAGCTCATGGGCGGCCGCCAGGAGGCCTTTCTCATCGACCGCGAGGCCCGGCTGTTCGTGTCCGGCCAGGTGGTGCGGCAGCTCTCGGACTCCCTTTTGGCGCACCTGGCGGATTTCCACGCCCGCGAGCCCATGAAGCCTGGCGTTGCGCGGGGCGGGCTCGCGTCCACCTGGGGGCGCAGGCTCGCGCCCAGGTTGTTCCACTTCGTGCTGGAAGGCTTGCTGCGCAAGGGGGCCATCGCCGCGGAGGCCGAACTGCTGCGTCTGCCGGAACATCGGGTGTCCCTGGCCTCCGACGCCTCCGCCCTGCGGGAGAAGATCTTGGCCGCCTACGTGGGCGGGGGCGAGACCCCGCCGAACCTCAAGGACGTGCTGGAGCCTCTTGGCGTGAGCTTCAAGGAGGCCGCGGCCGTGTTCAAGGTGCTGCAGGACGAGGGGCGGCTGGTGAAGATCAAGGAGGAGATGTACTACGCCCGCGAGGCGCTGGACGCGGTCATCGGCCGCACGCGGGACTTCTTCGCCAGCCATGAGGAAATGACGCCCCAGGATTTTCGCGAGGTGTCGCAGCTTTCGCGCAAATACGCCATCCCCATCCTGGAGTACCTGGACAAGGAGAAGTGGACCGTGCGCGTTGGCGACAACCGCCGTTGGCGCAAGAAGCAGGAATCATAG
- the murA gene encoding UDP-N-acetylglucosamine 1-carboxyvinyltransferase: protein MDKLIIEGGVPLKGTITVSGSKNAALPILTACLLAKGPVRLTNVPRLRDINTTLKLLNILGCETTFEGDTVTAEVKGLKAEAPYDLVKTMRASVLCLGPLLGLLGEAKVALPGGCAIGARPVDLHLKALERMGARFMLDSGYITGICGSLIGARIMFDFPTVGGTENLLMAASVAKGCTILENCAREPEVVDLANFLNAMGARIRGAGSSVIEVEGVRELKGCEYRVMPDRIEAGTYLVAGAITDGELRLLDCPVDDLDALITKLREMNVSVEAQTDGSVLVRRNGPLLGVDVTTQPHPGFPTDMQAQLMALMCVAEGSGSIQEKIFENRFMHVSELARMGARITLKDRTAMVRGVDRLVGAPVMASDLRASASLVLAGLAAQGVTEVARIYHLDRGYERMEEKLSAVGARIRREKE, encoded by the coding sequence ATGGACAAGCTCATCATCGAAGGCGGCGTGCCCCTGAAGGGGACCATCACGGTCAGCGGCTCAAAGAACGCGGCCCTGCCCATCCTTACGGCCTGCCTGCTGGCCAAGGGGCCGGTGCGGCTCACCAACGTGCCGCGCCTGCGCGACATCAACACCACGCTCAAGCTCTTGAACATCCTGGGCTGCGAAACGACCTTCGAGGGCGATACCGTGACCGCCGAGGTCAAGGGTCTCAAGGCCGAGGCGCCCTACGACCTGGTGAAGACCATGCGCGCCAGCGTGCTTTGCCTGGGGCCGCTTCTGGGCCTTCTGGGCGAGGCCAAGGTGGCCCTGCCCGGCGGCTGCGCCATCGGCGCGCGGCCCGTGGACCTGCACCTGAAGGCCCTGGAGCGCATGGGCGCGCGCTTCATGCTCGACTCCGGCTACATCACGGGCATCTGCGGCTCCCTCATCGGCGCGCGCATCATGTTCGACTTCCCCACCGTGGGCGGCACCGAGAACCTGCTCATGGCCGCCAGCGTGGCCAAGGGCTGCACCATCCTGGAAAACTGCGCCCGCGAGCCCGAGGTGGTGGACCTGGCCAACTTCCTGAACGCCATGGGCGCGCGCATTCGCGGCGCGGGCAGCAGCGTCATCGAGGTTGAGGGCGTGCGCGAGCTGAAGGGCTGCGAGTACCGGGTCATGCCCGACCGCATCGAGGCCGGCACCTACCTGGTGGCAGGGGCCATCACGGACGGCGAGCTGCGGCTTCTGGACTGCCCTGTGGACGACCTGGACGCGCTGATCACCAAGCTGCGCGAGATGAACGTCTCCGTGGAGGCGCAGACCGACGGCAGCGTGCTGGTGCGCCGCAACGGCCCGCTGCTGGGCGTGGACGTGACCACCCAGCCGCATCCCGGCTTCCCCACGGACATGCAGGCCCAGCTCATGGCCCTCATGTGCGTGGCCGAGGGCTCGGGCTCCATCCAGGAGAAGATCTTCGAGAACCGCTTCATGCACGTTTCCGAACTGGCCCGCATGGGCGCGCGCATCACGCTCAAGGACCGCACGGCCATGGTGCGCGGCGTGGACAGGCTGGTGGGCGCGCCGGTGATGGCCAGCGACCTGCGCGCCAGCGCCTCCCTGGTGCTGGCGGGCCTGGCCGCCCAGGGCGTCACCGAGGTGGCGCGCATCTACCACCTGGATCGCGGCTACGAGCGCATGGAAGAGAAGCTGTCCGCCGTGGGCGCGCGCATCCGGCGCGAGAAGGAATAG
- a CDS encoding DNA internalization-related competence protein ComEC/Rec2: MARHGLLAWQAYLLCFAAGVWSLRHPQAALASAGLVWLGLVLFRRPAFASALASLALAGACLFVGQQYASFRLPQAPSLPAALGETRSTARVFARVAEVTDKPFGRLEILLKDARAELLPERRRGGDAAAVSAAAPESQWLMLPGRIAWDWDEPGARPAPGQSVEVVLRVRPVHGFANFGGADFEWRERLRGVFLRAYTRGPDIEAVWGERPAHALWDLRESLRGRLLALLPETPGGAVLLGLLLGDRSRIGLEATEDMRAAGLSHTLALSGLNVVYVALLGLGLAWLAGMVRPGVYVRIPRQKLAVLLSLPLVAAYVWLGQGSPSLVRAALMYGSWGILLLLDRGRPLVDGLFLAVALMLVWDPLAVYDLGLQMSVAAVAGLAFLYPWLDALVPQARGRALRLARRVWQALALTLSANLALLPISLWCFGTYPPNFLLNLAWVPVQGMLVQLPGMAGLALAVAPGAETASAAVLSFAALVQGWMLDCLHLLAARGWFPTWAVLRPLWPELLGASALLAAASASLRPDRPTPPAALALCGLLLVVWPHALLAQDEMRDAVRLSVLDVGQSQAVVVEAPGGRRVLVDGGGAMSPTFDIGRSVVAPALAWGRPPRLDAVVMTHPDADHAQGLAWILRHFRVGAFYTNGRWPEGRLGLALDQALAEGVNAGRLAPRVLTAGERLDLGEGVVLEVLHPADGYAGRNANDESVVLRLVWRGQGLALLPGDIQRDGIEAMLDAGVDARAAVLLLPHHGSKSSLSGMLYEAVAPDLALASCGFLNQYRFPNADVAAELAGRGIPLAATPWRGMLRLAWAGPGREFGLTSARP, translated from the coding sequence ATGGCCCGGCACGGACTGCTGGCCTGGCAGGCGTACCTGCTGTGTTTCGCAGCCGGGGTCTGGTCCCTGCGGCATCCGCAGGCGGCGTTGGCCTCGGCCGGGCTTGTGTGGCTGGGGCTGGTCCTGTTTCGCAGACCGGCCTTTGCCTCCGCACTGGCTTCCCTGGCCCTGGCCGGGGCCTGCCTGTTCGTTGGCCAGCAATACGCCAGCTTCCGGCTGCCGCAAGCCCCATCCCTGCCAGCGGCGCTGGGCGAGACCCGCTCCACGGCGCGGGTTTTCGCCCGCGTGGCCGAGGTGACGGACAAGCCCTTCGGTCGTCTGGAAATCCTGCTCAAGGACGCCAGGGCCGAATTGTTGCCTGAGCGGAGACGCGGCGGAGACGCTGCCGCCGTGTCCGCTGCCGCGCCAGAGTCGCAATGGCTGATGCTTCCCGGGCGCATCGCCTGGGACTGGGACGAGCCCGGAGCGCGCCCTGCGCCTGGGCAGAGCGTGGAGGTCGTGCTGCGTGTGCGGCCCGTGCACGGCTTCGCCAACTTTGGCGGCGCGGATTTCGAGTGGCGCGAGCGGTTGCGTGGCGTGTTCCTGCGCGCCTATACGCGCGGGCCGGACATCGAGGCGGTCTGGGGCGAACGCCCGGCCCATGCGTTGTGGGATCTGCGCGAGTCCTTGCGCGGGCGGTTGCTCGCGCTTCTGCCGGAGACTCCGGGCGGCGCGGTGCTCCTGGGGCTGCTTCTGGGCGACCGGTCGCGCATCGGGCTGGAGGCCACGGAGGATATGCGGGCGGCCGGGCTTTCGCACACGCTGGCGCTTTCCGGGCTCAACGTGGTCTATGTGGCCCTGCTGGGCCTGGGGTTGGCTTGGCTTGCCGGGATGGTCCGGCCGGGCGTGTACGTGCGTATTCCCCGCCAGAAGCTCGCGGTGCTGCTCTCGCTGCCGCTGGTGGCAGCCTATGTGTGGCTTGGCCAGGGCAGCCCCTCGCTGGTGCGTGCGGCGCTCATGTACGGATCGTGGGGAATCCTGCTGCTGCTGGACCGGGGTCGCCCCCTGGTGGACGGGCTGTTCCTGGCCGTGGCGCTCATGCTGGTGTGGGATCCGCTGGCCGTGTACGACCTGGGCTTGCAGATGTCCGTGGCGGCGGTCGCCGGGCTGGCCTTCCTGTATCCCTGGCTCGACGCCCTGGTTCCCCAGGCGCGGGGGCGCGCTTTGCGCCTGGCGCGGCGGGTTTGGCAGGCCTTGGCCTTGACGCTTTCCGCCAACCTCGCCCTTTTGCCGATCTCCCTCTGGTGCTTCGGAACCTATCCGCCAAATTTCCTGCTCAACCTGGCCTGGGTGCCTGTCCAGGGTATGCTGGTGCAACTGCCGGGCATGGCCGGGCTTGCGTTGGCGGTTGCGCCAGGAGCGGAGACCGCGTCCGCCGCCGTCTTGTCCTTCGCCGCGCTGGTCCAGGGCTGGATGCTCGATTGCCTGCATCTGCTGGCCGCGCGGGGCTGGTTTCCCACCTGGGCCGTGCTGCGGCCCCTGTGGCCCGAGCTGCTCGGCGCGTCGGCTCTCCTTGCAGCGGCGTCGGCCAGCCTTCGGCCGGACAGACCGACGCCCCCGGCCGCGCTGGCCCTGTGCGGACTGCTTCTTGTCGTCTGGCCCCACGCCTTGCTGGCCCAAGACGAGATGCGCGATGCGGTGCGGCTGTCCGTGCTGGATGTTGGGCAGTCCCAGGCCGTTGTGGTGGAGGCCCCTGGCGGCAGGCGAGTGCTCGTGGACGGCGGCGGGGCCATGAGCCCGACCTTTGACATCGGCCGGTCCGTTGTCGCTCCGGCGCTTGCCTGGGGCAGGCCGCCCAGACTCGACGCCGTGGTCATGACGCATCCGGACGCGGACCATGCCCAGGGTTTGGCCTGGATTCTGCGCCATTTTCGCGTTGGGGCGTTCTACACCAATGGCCGCTGGCCGGAGGGACGGCTGGGCCTTGCACTGGACCAGGCCCTTGCCGAGGGCGTGAACGCCGGGCGGCTGGCCCCGCGCGTTCTTACCGCCGGGGAGCGTTTGGATTTGGGGGAAGGTGTCGTGCTTGAGGTTCTGCACCCGGCGGACGGATACGCAGGGCGCAACGCCAACGACGAATCGGTTGTGTTGCGTCTTGTCTGGCGCGGGCAGGGGCTGGCGCTCTTGCCGGGCGACATCCAGCGCGACGGCATCGAGGCCATGCTGGACGCCGGGGTGGATGCGCGCGCCGCCGTGCTGCTGCTGCCGCACCATGGGTCCAAGTCGAGCCTGTCCGGAATGTTGTACGAAGCCGTTGCGCCGGACCTGGCGCTGGCGAGCTGCGGCTTTTTGAACCAGTACCGCTTTCCCAACGCGGACGTTGCGGCCGAACTGGCCGGGCGGGGAATTCCCCTCGCGGCGACGCCGTGGCGCGGAATGCTGCGTCTGGCCTGGGCGGGGCCGGGCCGGGAGTTCGGCCTTACTTCCGCCCGGCCTTGA
- a CDS encoding sensor domain-containing protein, which produces MPSDPKNAPDSLRDRLIGLGERSMAKSYYPELRRRLDELERFRSVVDHANDAIFMFLTADWSVADVNETALLMLGLSRAEAIGAHISRFFPQEIAARYAGALQATGDLHFRNGHIVTSLSGAEGHSVPVEITVTLHSFAGTGYAVLIARDVTVRQMIEAELDKSRQLFASFMENSPAMAFIKNLSGRYVFCNPAFGECLGLPPQKIIGRLDTDIWPEDVAAMLREYDAYVQREGKPLMVQEQVRLRSGGPTRHLQVSKFPLMQNRTITGVAAIAVDITRQVQTEQALQQSEDRHRIVAEYTHGMECWIGPAGEMLYVSPSCERITGYQREHFLHNPRGLEDLVHQADLDAWRRFHAHGKDDESLDYRIRHRNGSLRWVNEVKRDVMGSGGGSMGTRISLRDITDRKEMEIQLRHLALHDPLTGLANRTLCLDRIRQAMERSRRRTAHSFSLIFLDLDRFKILNDSLGHTFGDQVLVTVADMLRKSIRSFDTVSRFGGDEFVILLEELASPREAIQAVQRIRNALRQPFSLGGHEIQLTASLGITLGGQGAETPEDLLRNANVAMHQAKKAGRNRFKAFTQAMLERASRLLVLETDLRGAISRGEFFLVYQPIVRLDNAAALHGFEALIRWRHPQNGLISPGEFIPVAEESGLIVDIGLMVLREACQTLMSWRADSPYARELVMSVNLSPRQFSDPTLVEDVKTVLAETGLPPQALKLEITETAIMDNATSAVDKLRRLKSLGMALSIDDFGTGYSSMSSLQQFPLDTLKIDLSFVQRMETGPEGLEIVKAIISLAHSLQLQVIAEGVEREVQRDLLRGLACEYAQGYLYARPLPTQEAWEYMRRSLNRPTSGNDGNNGNGLKAGRK; this is translated from the coding sequence ATGCCCTCTGATCCGAAAAACGCACCGGACTCGCTGCGCGACAGGCTCATCGGGCTTGGCGAGCGCTCCATGGCCAAGAGCTATTATCCGGAACTGCGGCGCAGGCTGGACGAACTGGAGCGCTTCCGTTCCGTTGTGGACCACGCCAACGACGCCATATTCATGTTCCTCACCGCCGACTGGAGCGTGGCCGATGTGAATGAAACCGCGCTCCTGATGCTCGGCCTGTCCAGGGCCGAGGCCATAGGCGCGCACATCTCGCGCTTTTTCCCTCAGGAAATCGCCGCCCGCTACGCCGGGGCGCTGCAAGCCACCGGCGATCTGCACTTCCGCAACGGGCATATCGTCACCTCCCTTTCCGGCGCCGAGGGCCACAGCGTGCCCGTGGAAATCACGGTGACCCTGCACAGCTTCGCGGGCACGGGCTACGCCGTGCTCATCGCCCGAGACGTCACCGTGCGGCAGATGATCGAGGCCGAACTGGACAAAAGCCGCCAGCTCTTCGCCTCCTTCATGGAAAACTCTCCGGCCATGGCCTTCATAAAAAATCTGTCCGGCCGCTATGTCTTCTGCAATCCCGCCTTCGGGGAATGCCTGGGACTGCCCCCGCAGAAGATCATCGGTCGGCTCGACACGGACATCTGGCCCGAGGACGTGGCCGCAATGCTGCGCGAGTACGACGCCTACGTCCAACGGGAGGGCAAGCCCCTCATGGTGCAGGAGCAGGTGCGCCTGCGCTCCGGCGGCCCAACGCGTCATTTGCAGGTCTCCAAGTTTCCGCTCATGCAAAACCGCACCATCACAGGCGTGGCGGCAATCGCCGTGGACATCACCCGCCAGGTGCAAACCGAGCAGGCCTTGCAGCAAAGCGAGGACCGTCACCGCATCGTGGCGGAGTACACGCATGGCATGGAATGCTGGATCGGCCCCGCGGGCGAAATGCTCTACGTAAGCCCCTCCTGCGAACGCATCACCGGCTATCAGCGCGAGCACTTCCTGCACAATCCTCGCGGGCTGGAGGACCTGGTGCACCAGGCCGACCTGGACGCCTGGCGGCGATTCCACGCCCACGGGAAGGACGACGAGTCGCTCGATTACCGCATCCGCCACCGCAACGGTTCACTGCGCTGGGTCAACGAGGTCAAGCGCGATGTCATGGGCTCCGGCGGGGGCTCCATGGGCACGCGCATCAGCCTGCGCGACATAACCGACCGCAAGGAAATGGAGATACAGCTCCGGCACTTGGCCCTGCACGATCCGCTTACCGGCCTGGCCAACCGCACCCTCTGCCTGGACCGCATCCGGCAAGCCATGGAGCGCAGCCGAAGGCGCACGGCCCACTCCTTCTCACTCATCTTTCTCGACCTGGACCGCTTCAAGATATTGAACGACAGCCTGGGCCACACTTTCGGCGACCAGGTCCTGGTGACGGTGGCCGACATGCTGCGCAAGAGCATCCGCTCCTTCGACACGGTGTCGCGCTTCGGGGGCGACGAATTCGTCATCCTGCTTGAAGAACTCGCTTCCCCGCGCGAGGCCATCCAGGCCGTGCAGCGCATCAGAAACGCCCTGCGCCAACCCTTCTCCCTGGGCGGCCACGAAATCCAGCTCACCGCAAGCCTCGGCATAACCCTGGGCGGACAGGGGGCGGAAACCCCGGAAGACCTGCTCCGCAATGCCAACGTAGCCATGCACCAAGCCAAAAAAGCCGGGCGCAACCGCTTCAAGGCCTTTACCCAGGCCATGCTGGAACGCGCCAGCCGATTGCTGGTGCTGGAAACCGACCTGCGCGGAGCGATCAGCAGAGGCGAATTCTTCCTGGTCTACCAGCCCATCGTGCGACTGGACAACGCCGCCGCCCTGCACGGATTCGAGGCCCTCATCCGCTGGCGGCACCCTCAGAACGGGCTCATCTCTCCTGGCGAGTTCATCCCCGTGGCCGAGGAGTCCGGCCTCATCGTGGACATCGGGCTCATGGTCCTGCGCGAGGCCTGCCAGACGCTTATGAGCTGGCGCGCGGACTCGCCCTATGCCCGCGAACTGGTCATGAGCGTGAACCTCTCCCCGCGGCAATTCTCCGACCCAACCCTTGTGGAGGACGTAAAGACGGTGCTCGCGGAAACCGGTCTGCCTCCGCAGGCCCTCAAGCTGGAAATCACCGAGACCGCAATCATGGACAACGCAACAAGCGCCGTGGACAAGCTGCGCAGGCTCAAAAGCCTGGGCATGGCCCTGTCCATCGACGACTTCGGCACCGGTTACTCCTCCATGAGCAGCCTGCAGCAATTCCCGCTGGACACCCTCAAAATCGACCTGTCCTTCGTGCAGCGCATGGAAACCGGCCCGGAGGGCCTGGAGATCGTCAAGGCGATCATCAGCCTGGCGCACTCCCTCCAACTGCAGGTCATCGCCGAAGGGGTGGAACGCGAAGTCCAGCGCGATCTGCTGCGCGGCCTGGCTTGCGAGTACGCCCAGGGCTACCTGTACGCGCGCCCCCTGCCCACCCAGGAGGCATGGGAATACATGCGGCGCAGCCTGAACCGCCCCACGAGCGGAAACGACGGAAACAACGGAAACGGCCTCAAGGCCGGGCGGAAGTAA
- the ercA gene encoding alcohol dehydrogenase-like regulatory protein ErcA: MTTTSLLDLRKFLAPESVFGGGAATLAGRYVQNLGARRALLVTDPGVLALSWFPGIMQSICDAGVEAVLFSDIHPNPRDHEVMLGAERYRENACDAIVAVGGGSPMDCAKGIGIVVTNDRNVLDFEGVDNVAHPGPPLICIPTTAGSSADVSQFAIINDTSRKVKIAIVSKAMVPDVALIDPLLTLTMPPGLTANTGVDALTHAIEAYVSNAHGPTTDLFALDAIRRISQCLPQAIDCPEDAEARAGMMLGSMYAGLAFSNAILGAVHAMAHSLGGLMDLPHGQCNALLLDHVIAYNFDAAPDRYADIARAMGAELAPTANHEEKRDAVLSRVRALKHAVGVTGGLGSLGVTEADIDGLVNFALHDPCMVTNPKAPTAGDIRAVYQNAL, encoded by the coding sequence ATGACCACCACGTCACTGCTTGATCTGCGCAAGTTCCTCGCTCCGGAATCCGTGTTCGGAGGAGGCGCGGCCACCCTTGCCGGGCGCTACGTACAGAATCTCGGCGCGCGTCGCGCGCTGCTCGTCACCGACCCCGGCGTGCTGGCCCTTTCCTGGTTCCCAGGCATAATGCAAAGCATCTGCGATGCGGGTGTTGAAGCGGTGCTCTTCTCCGACATCCACCCCAATCCGCGAGACCACGAGGTCATGCTCGGCGCCGAGCGCTACCGCGAAAACGCCTGCGACGCCATTGTGGCCGTTGGCGGCGGCAGCCCGATGGATTGCGCCAAGGGCATCGGCATCGTGGTGACCAACGACCGCAACGTGCTGGATTTTGAAGGCGTGGACAACGTGGCGCATCCCGGCCCTCCGCTCATCTGCATTCCCACCACGGCGGGCAGCTCGGCCGACGTGTCCCAGTTCGCCATCATCAACGACACCTCGCGCAAGGTCAAAATCGCCATTGTCAGCAAGGCCATGGTGCCCGATGTGGCCCTCATCGACCCGCTTTTGACCTTGACCATGCCGCCGGGACTCACCGCGAACACCGGCGTGGACGCCCTCACCCACGCCATCGAGGCGTACGTCTCCAACGCCCACGGCCCAACCACGGACCTCTTCGCGCTGGACGCCATCAGGCGCATCTCCCAGTGCCTGCCCCAGGCCATAGACTGTCCGGAAGACGCCGAAGCCCGCGCGGGCATGATGCTCGGCAGCATGTACGCCGGCCTGGCATTCTCCAACGCCATCCTTGGAGCGGTGCACGCCATGGCCCACAGTTTGGGCGGGCTCATGGACCTGCCGCACGGCCAGTGCAACGCCCTGCTCCTGGACCACGTCATCGCCTACAATTTCGATGCCGCGCCGGACCGCTATGCGGACATAGCCAGGGCCATGGGCGCCGAACTGGCGCCAACGGCAAACCATGAGGAAAAACGCGACGCGGTGCTGTCCCGGGTGCGCGCCCTCAAACACGCCGTTGGGGTCACCGGCGGCCTGGGGTCCCTCGGCGTCACCGAGGCGGACATCGACGGACTGGTGAACTTCGCCCTGCACGACCCGTGCATGGTGACCAACCCCAAGGCCCCCACGGCGGGGGACATCCGAGCCGTGTACCAGAATGCCCTCTGA
- a CDS encoding MBL fold metallo-hydrolase, whose protein sequence is MPTQFEIAILCDNESCAPEFGSEWGLSMALTLADGALWLWDTGKTGLFLKNAVAMGIDVARAQGLALSHGHYDHTGGISALLAEGFTGTIHAHPTCASDRWSADPKGPRHIGPPTPLPTFVPAGPITKLAPGLTMITDIPREQGRFQAVQGFSYDRDGRQPDNVPDDAFLVLDTAQGPVAVLGCCHSGLANSLDCARDRLGIASFHAVLGGLHLYKADTNALEETADALHRHGVCLLVAGHCTGADRFQDLRGLLRGCKTEYMAAGRRYTFRA, encoded by the coding sequence ATGCCCACGCAATTTGAAATAGCCATCCTGTGCGACAACGAATCCTGCGCCCCCGAGTTCGGCAGCGAGTGGGGGCTTTCCATGGCCCTCACCCTCGCCGATGGGGCGCTGTGGCTGTGGGACACGGGCAAAACCGGCCTGTTCCTCAAAAACGCTGTGGCGATGGGCATCGATGTGGCGCGCGCCCAGGGTCTGGCCCTGAGCCACGGGCACTACGACCACACCGGAGGGATTTCCGCGCTTCTTGCGGAAGGATTCACCGGCACCATCCACGCCCACCCCACCTGCGCCAGTGACCGCTGGTCCGCTGACCCCAAGGGGCCGCGCCACATCGGGCCGCCAACCCCGCTGCCGACGTTTGTCCCGGCTGGCCCCATCACCAAACTCGCGCCCGGCCTGACCATGATCACCGACATCCCCCGCGAGCAGGGCCGTTTCCAGGCTGTGCAGGGCTTCTCCTACGACCGCGACGGCCGCCAGCCCGACAACGTCCCCGACGACGCCTTCCTTGTGCTCGACACGGCGCAAGGCCCGGTGGCCGTGCTGGGCTGCTGCCACAGCGGACTGGCTAATTCCCTGGACTGCGCGCGCGACCGCCTGGGCATCGCATCCTTCCATGCCGTCCTGGGGGGATTGCATCTCTACAAAGCCGACACGAACGCGCTGGAGGAAACCGCCGATGCGCTCCATCGGCATGGCGTCTGTCTGCTTGTGGCCGGGCACTGCACCGGTGCGGACCGCTTCCAGGACTTGCGAGGTCTTTTGCGCGGCTGCAAAACAGAGTACATGGCCGCTGGTCGGCGCTATACCTTCCGAGCTTAG